The following are encoded in a window of Capricornis sumatraensis isolate serow.1 chromosome 7, serow.2, whole genome shotgun sequence genomic DNA:
- the SHISA3 gene encoding protein shisa-3 homolog has protein sequence MGALLALCLLLGWLRGGPAGAQQPGEYCHGWVDVQGNYHEGFQCPEDFDTLDATICCGSCALRYCCAAADARLEQGGCTNDRGELEHPGITAQPVYVPFLIVGSIFIAFIILGSLVAIYCCTCLRPKEPSQQPIRFSLRSYQTETLPMILTSTNLRAPSRQSSTATSSSSTGGSIRRFSFARAEPGCLVPSPPPPYTTGHPIHLTQPSGFLVSPQYFAYPLQQEPPLPGKSCPDFSSS, from the exons ATGGGGGCGCTGCTGGCGCTCTGCCTCCTTTTGGGCTGGCTGCGCGGGGGCCCGGCGGGCGCCCAGCAGCCCGGAGAGTACTGCCACGGCTGGGTGGACGTGCAGGGCAACTACCACGAGGGTTTCCAGTGCCCGGAGGACTTCGACACGCTGGACGCCACCATCTGCTGCGGCTCCTGCGCGCTGCGCTACTGCTGCGCCGCGGCCGACGCCAGGCTGGAGCAGGGCGGCTGCACCAACGACCGCGGCGAGCTGGAGCACCCGGGCATCACGGCGC AACCTGTCTACGTTCCCTTCCTGATTGTTGGCTCCATCTTCATTGCCTTCATCATCCTAGGCTCTTTAGTGGCTATTTATTGCTGCACCTGCTTGAGACCTAAGGAACCCTCGCAGCAGCCAATCCGCTTCTCACTCCGCAGCTATCAGACAGAGACTCTCCCCATGATCTTGACTTCTACGAACCTCAGGGCACCTTCCAGGCAGTCCAGCACGGCGACCAGCTCTAGCTCCACTGGGGGCTCCATCCGAAGGTTCTCCTTTGCCCGGGCAGAACCAGGCTGCCTGGTGCCCTCACCACCCCCACCTTACACCACAGGCCACCCAATCCACTTGACCCAGCCGTCCGGATTCCTGGTGTCACCCCAGTACTTCGCTTATCCACTCCAGCAGGAGCCCCCGCTGCCCGGGAAGAGCTGTCCAGACTTCAGTTCCAGCTGA